Proteins encoded together in one Terriglobia bacterium window:
- a CDS encoding lipid-binding SYLF domain-containing protein, producing MKRTLPCFLACLVVIVLSLPAWGGDKEKDDETIKNATAVLQEMLNSNAVPASLLAKADCVIVLPNVKKFGIGIGGSGGRGPMSCRTGKKFDGKWSAPAMFKIGGVSAGLQLGGSSSDFVLLVMSEKGVNAILDHKTKLGSDATAAAGPSGATASSVANADVLTYGRAKGLFAGVSLGGASLEADNDANKRMYGKQLGARDIVLGNAVQTPAADQGLITLLDSKAGKRSN from the coding sequence ATGAAAAGAACTTTACCTTGTTTTCTCGCTTGTCTAGTCGTCATCGTCTTGTCCCTGCCCGCCTGGGGCGGCGACAAGGAGAAGGACGATGAGACCATCAAGAACGCCACTGCGGTGTTGCAGGAAATGCTCAACAGCAATGCCGTGCCCGCGAGCTTGCTGGCGAAGGCCGACTGCGTCATCGTTCTGCCCAACGTCAAGAAGTTCGGGATCGGCATCGGCGGCAGCGGCGGACGCGGCCCGATGAGCTGCCGCACGGGAAAGAAGTTCGACGGCAAGTGGTCGGCCCCGGCGATGTTCAAGATCGGGGGCGTCAGCGCGGGACTCCAACTGGGCGGCTCGTCCAGCGATTTCGTTCTCTTAGTGATGTCGGAGAAGGGCGTGAACGCCATCCTGGATCACAAGACCAAGCTGGGCAGCGACGCCACCGCCGCGGCCGGACCCAGCGGCGCCACCGCATCGTCTGTGGCAAATGCCGATGTGCTGACCTACGGACGAGCTAAAGGGCTGTTCGCCGGCGTGTCGTTGGGCGGCGCCTCGTTGGAGGCGGACAACGACGCCAACAAGCGGATGTACGGGAAACAGCTGGGCGCGCGCGACATCGTGCTCGGCAACGCCGTTCAAACGCCGGCTGCCGATCAGGGATTGATCACGCTGCTCGACAGCAAGGCCGGAAAGCGCAGTAACTGA